Proteins from one Oncorhynchus masou masou isolate Uvic2021 chromosome 12, UVic_Omas_1.1, whole genome shotgun sequence genomic window:
- the LOC135550543 gene encoding nuclear pore glycoprotein p62-like produces MSGGFNFGQASNTGFSFGAPKTTAAPATGFGIASAAPTTSGGGFSFGPPNPAQPPNSTNSTGGFSFGNPTQNSTPASGGFSIGTPTAKLNLGTPAASQPALTGITMGMATPTSGAGFGLGGGFATQTTAVPTGGGFSFGTAGGLGAPVAQTPAQPAAAGGLSLGTPAATTQMMGGGFSFGAAKVQAAPTVTAGGGFSFGNSAPATLSLGNQSTGLNSVAPASTAAPTTTQGGGFAFGVKPSGTSAPAVTATATQASLGSSLFAVPALTAAVTGFLGAAPTSAAPAATSAAGNTLGFMLKPMGAVTATTTASAGTGFSLGMKPAGATGIGSTVPITGIATTITTVTASAPPVMSYTQLEGLINKWSLELEDQERHFLQQATQVNAWDRTLVENGEKITSLHREMEKVKLDQRRLDQYLDFILSQQKELEDLLSPLEESVKEQSGTIYMQNADEERERTYKLAENVDAQLKRMSQDLKEIIEHLNTSCGPADTSDPLQQICKILNAHMDSLQWIDQNSVLLQRRVEDVSKLCDNRRKEQEKTLRITFG; encoded by the exons ATGAGTGGAGGATTCAACTTTGGACAAGCGTCCAATACTGGATTCAGCTTTGGAGCTCCCAAAACCACAGCTGCGCCAGCCACAGGCTTTGGGATTGCAAGTGCTGCACCTACAACTTCAGGTGGTGGTTTCTCTTTTGGACCCCCCAATCCTGCCCAGCCCCCAAACAGTACAAACTCAACTGGAGGATTCAGCTTTGGGAACCCTACACAGAACAGTACTCCAGCAAGTGGAGGCTTCTCTATTGG GACTCCCACTGCTAAACTCAATCTGGGCACACCTGCTGCCTCTCAACCAGCACTGACAGGGATAACTATGGGGATGGCAACCCCCACCTCTGGGGCAGGCTTTGGACTTGGCGGGGGTTTCGCCACACAAACCACTGCTGTTCCCACAGGAGGGGGGTTCAGCTTTGGGACCGCAGGGGGGCTTGGAGCCCCTGTTGCCCAAACCCCGGCTCAACCAGCAGCAGCTGGTGGGCTCTCTTTAGGAACTCCTGCTGCAACCACTCAAATGATGGGAGGTGGGTTTAGTTTTGGTGCCGCCAAGGTCCAGGCAGCCCCTACCGTGACCGCAGGAGGGGGCTTCTCATTTGGGAACAGCGCCCCTGCCACCCTCTCCCTGGGGAACCAGTCCACAG GTCTGAACTCTGTGGCCCCGGCCTCAACAGCTGCACCAACCACAACCCAGGGTGGAGGATTTGCTTTTGGTGTCAAACCTTCAG GTACTTCAGCCCCTGCTGTAACTGCCACGGCTACCCAGGCTTCATTAGGTTCTTCTCTCTTTGCAGTACCAGCATTAACGGCAGCAGTCACAGGTTTTC TGGGTGCTGCCCCCACCTCAGCTGCCCCGGCTGCCACATCGGCAGCAGGAAATACCCTGGGCTTCATGCTCAAACCCATGGGAGCAGTCACTGCCACCACCACAGCATCAGCTGGCACAG GTTTTTCACTGGGTATGAAACCTGCGGGTGCCACTGGCATCGGCTCAACGGTCCCAATCACTGGAATAGCCACAACCATCACTACTGTTACAGCAAG TGCTCCTCCAGTGATGTCCTACACCCAACTAGAGGGTCTCATCAACAAGTGGAGTCTTGAGCTGGAGGACCAGGAGAGGCACTTCTTGCAGCAGGCTACCCAGGTCAACGCCTGGGACCGCACACTGgtggagaatggagagaag ATCACATCACTGcacagggagatggagaaggtGAAACTGGACCAAAGAAG GCTGGACCAGTACCTGGACTTCATCCTGTCACAACAGAAGGAACTGGAGGACCTGCTGTCCCCACTGGAGGAGTCTGTCAAAGAACAGAGTGGAACCATCTACATGCAGAATGCCGATGAGGAACGCGAGAGAAC GTACAAGCTTGCAGAGAACGTGGACGCCCAGCTGAAGAGGATGTCCCAAGATCTAAAGGAAATAATTGAACACCTGAACACATCCTGTGGGCCAGCTGATACCAGTGACCCG CTTCAGCAGATCTGTAAAATTCTCAATGCCCACATGGACTCTCTTCAGTGGATTGACCAGAACTCGG